The region TTCTCATATGAATTTTCTATATCTTTTCTTTCACACATGTCTAGTTCTAATTCAAGTAACATTCCACTAGATATAGTGCTAATTGCACTAAGAGGTTGTCTCCACTGATGAGCAATATTACCTATCATCTCACCCATTCCTGCATATCTTGACTGTATAAAAAGTTGTTTATCTTTTTCTCTATTTTTTTGAACTTCTGTTTCTATTCTTTCTTCTAAAGAGTCATTAAATTTTCTTAATTCACTAGTTGAAATTTCAAGTGCACGCTCTAATCTATAAATATTAGAATCTGTATTTTCATATTCTTTTGATATTAAATTTAAAAGTTTTTCAAATTTTTTCTCATCAAGATTTTCATAACTATCAATTCGTAATTTTTTTAATTGTCTTGCTAGTACTTTATTTTCAATATTCATTTAAGATTCCCAAAATAGGGTTAAAGTCATTGTTTGATTATGAAGATCACAAGTCCCATCATTTAATGGAGAGATCTCACCATATGAATAGTATCCTATTAGAGTAACTTTATCATCTAGAATATCTTTTATTACTTCTAATTCCTCTTCTATTTTTTGTCCCATAATCAATTTTCTACCAATACAACTTACTGCTATACAAGCAGCATTTTCACTTTTGTAATCAAACTTATGAAGTTTTTCTCCTGCATCTTTTGCACCTTGAACAAGCTCATCAAAAGTTGCTTTCATAAACATTACTTCACTTCCATTTGGTATATCTCCAGCAAAAGTTATTGATTGTTCTTTTTTATTTATACCTAAAATTGTTCTAACTTTTGATTCTTTGTATCCTTCTTCTTTTATCATAAGTGGATATAAAAGTCCAGATGCTGGAAGTTCTTCTGATTTATCTCCAAGATATTTTTTATAAACTTCAAGTGCAGGTTCATGGTCTAATTTATATAAGATATTATTTTTGGCTTCAGTAACCATTCTATCTATACCAAATTTTTTCCAACCACCACCACTAGCATATGCTGTGTGTATATTTTCTCCATACAGTCCAACTGCAGTTATGTAATTTGAAACAGGTTTATTATCTACTAAAATCCAAGTTTCTTTAAAATCCGCTCCATCTCCAGCTAAGCCACCAGTTATGATTAGATCTTTTGAAATTTTATTAAAACCTTTTGTTAGTTGAGAACCATTTATATTTAATCCATCTGATAAGACAAAAATAGATTTAAGATTTTTATCAAAAAGATTATTACAGATTTTCTCTCCAACTTCAAATGAGTTTTCAGCTTTATCGCATTTTACTGAACTAATTTTTATAAAAGATTTTTCAAACTTCATTACAACTACACTTAGACTTGATTCATATACTAAATCATCATATATTTCACCAGCAGTTGAACAACCTATAATTTGCGATTTTTTAAAAGTGGATATAAGTTTTTCAAAGCCATCTTTTACATGTTCAAATTGGGTTGAACCAAAACATATAATTAAAGTATTCTCACTATCTAACGATTCATCAAAAGGTTTGTTCCAATTATTCTCTTCATAAAAGTAGCTTTGAGTTTGCATATTAATCTTTTTTATAATTTATTTTTAAATAAACATTATATCATTATATAAATAAATTATTGTTTTATTAAAATTCTATTTCAAGTGCTATTGGGCAGTGGTCACTTCCCATTATTTCTGACATGATATATGCATTTGAAATATTATTTTTTAAATCTTCACTTACATAGAAATAATCAATTCTCCAGCCAACATTATTTGCTCTTGCATTTGCTCTATAGCTCCACCAGCTATAACTGTCTGTTAAATCACCATTTATATGTCTAAAGGTATCAATATATCCATGAGATAAAAATTTAGTAATCCAGTCTCTTTCCATAGGTAAAAAGCCAGAAGTGTTTTCATTTGCTTTTGGTCTAGCTAAATCTATTTCAGCATGAGCAGTATTTACATCTCCACAAACTATAATTGATTTTCCCTCTTTTTTTAGGTTTTCACAATGTTCTAAAAATCTGTCATAAAACTCCATTTTATAAACTAATCTTTCCTCTTTTGATTGACCATTTGGGAAATAAACATTAAAAAAAGCTATCTCTTTATCTCCTAAAGTAAAGTGTAGTTCGTTTATTCTTCCCTCATCTAGTATATCTACACTAGGGCAAGTTGATTGAAAACTAGGATTTATATCAGTAAATACCGCTGTTCCACTTCTACCTTTTATTGCTGATTGTGAAGCAAATACAGTATCATAGTTTTTTTCAAAGATTGAATTAGGTATTTGCTCTTTTGTTGATTTTGTTTCTTGTACTCCTAAAAGATCGATGTTAGCTTCATCAACCCATTTTAAAGCTTCTTTTTTATCAACTGCACGAATTCCATTTACATTCCATGAAACAAATTTATATTTAGTCATTATCCTTATTATCCTCTTTTTTTATTTTTTCTATTTTTTCAATTTCAATAAATTTTTTATCATTTTTTTTAATTTTTTCATCATCTTTTGAACTTTTATTTAAAAGACCAATTTTACCTAAAAAACTGCCAGATTTAACTAAGGGATCACCTTTGCCACCGTGAGTTTCTATTTTTCCATTTTCATAGGCAAATAAAGATGAAGAAAATATAAAAAATGATAAAGTTAAAACATATATTTTCATTTTCTATCTCCTTTTAAATTTTTATACATTCCTAAAATAGTTATTATTATCCAAAAAATTTCTATTACAAATGAACCTAAATTGAAATGTACAAAAAGTGAAATTAGAAGTAATATTGCACCAATTAGGTTTAATACCTGATAAGTCCATGAAGTTATTTTTTTCTTCTCAGTTTGTAACAAAAAGTAAGCTACAACAACAAAAACCATACCTATAAAGCCTATTAGTTGGAATATATCCATATCTTTCCTCATTATTAAGTCTAAATTTGCTATTTTACGGTAAATTTATTATAAAGATATTAAATGACAGATGAAATTTTATTAGGCTTAATAACTTTTTTTACTTCAACTGTTGCTGGTGTAATTGGGCTTGGTGGGGGAATGATTTTAATTGCAGTTCTTCCCTCTTTTTTGCCTCTAAATGCTTTAGTTCCAGTTCATGGACTAACTCAATTATCTAGTAATCTAAGTAGAGCATATTTTGGATATAAAGATATAAAAATAGAGGTTATTCCAAAATTTTTATTGGGCTCACTTATAGGGATTTCTATTTTTGCTACTATTTTGTATTTTATATCTTTAGAATATGTTCCTTTGTTTATAGGTCTTTATATTCTACTTTCATTGTGGAGTAATAAATTTAATGAAAAAATCAAAAAATATGAAAGTTATGTATTAATAGGTTTTTTTCAAACAGGTTTATCTATTGTAGTAGGAGCAACTGGCCCTATGGCTACCGCACTTTTAATTAAAGATTATAATGATAAAGACACAGTTGTTGCAACAGCAGCTGCATTGATGTCAATCACACATTTATTAAAAGTTTTTGCTTTTATGTTTTTTGGATTTGTTTTTTTTGATTATCTTGGGATTTTAATTGCCATGATAATTGGAGCAATTTCAGGAAGTTATATGGGAACAAAAATAAGAGATAAAATTGATGGGAAAAAGTTTTTAATATTTTTAAAAATATTTTTATCTATCTTGGCTATAAAAGCAATCTTATCTGTTTTTATTTAAAAAATATTGGAAATAAAATATATGAATAAAATATTTAAATCAAGAGAAGCTTTATTATATATTATGGCAATAGCCATGGTCTTTTCTTTCGCTTCTTGGATGAGTTTACTAAATAATTTTGTAATTGAAGCAGCTTCTTTTGATGGAAGCCAAATTGGAATATTACAAAGTTTAAGGGAGATTCCAGGTTTTTTAGCTTTTACAGTTGTAATAGCTATTATGTTTATTGCTCAACAAAGGTTAGCCTATCTTTCTATGATGTTATTGGGATTAGGGGTTTTATTAACAGGATTTTTCCCAAATGCTTTGGGACTTTATATTACAACTGTTATTATGTCTGTAGGGTTTCATTATTTAGAAACACTAAATCAGTCTTTATCTTTGCAATGGCTAAGTAAAGCAAAAGCTCCAATAATACTAGGAAAAATTACAGCTGCTAAATCTTTTACTTCTTTGATAGTTTTTGTATTAATCTATATTATGATGAAATATTATTCTGTAGAGTATAAATATGTTTATTTGTTTTTTGGTGGTATAACTTTTATAATAGGTATTTTAATTTGGATTTTTTTTGAACATTTTGAAGATGATGTAGTTCAAGAGAAAAAAATTGTACTTAAAAAAGAGTATTGGTTATTTTATGTTTTAACACTTTTAGCCGGAGCTAGAAGACAGATTTTTATTGTATTTGCTGCTTTTTTACTTGTTGAAAAATTTGGAGTTGATATTCATAATATGGTAGCACTTATGTTTGTAAATGCAATCTTAAATATGTATTTTGCCCCTGCTATTGGAAGATTTATTTCTAAATTTGGAGAAAGAACAACTTTAAATTTTGAGTATTTAGGTCTTATAATAGTTTTTATATCATATGCCTTTGTAAATAATGAATATATAGCATTTGCATTGTATATTATAGACCATTTACTTTTTTCAATGGCAATTGCACTTAAAACATATTTCCAAAAAATTGCAGATCCAAAAGATATTGCAAGTGCTAGTGCAGTATCTTTTACAATAAATCATATAGCAGCTGTGTTTTTACCTTTTGCTTTAGGTTTATTATGGTTATATTCAAACTCTTTAGTTTTTATAATTGGTGCTGCTATTGCTGTAATATCTTTTATTTTATCTTTTTTAATTCCAAGAGATCCAAAACAAGGTTTTGAAACAACATTAAAAAACTAAGATATATTTTTCTCTACTAAACTAACCATTTGAGTTTTATCAAATGGTTTTTTTATAGTTTCAAAACCTTCCATCTCATCATTGCTAACTAAAATAAGTTTTTTCTCTTTTGGTAAAATATAAGAATTTAATTGTTCTTTTGTTAAGCAATCCATATCAATAATTAATAAATCACATAATTCTTTGTCAACTTTAGAGATAAAATCTTTTATATTTGAATCTTGTTTTACTTTATATTTTTTGTTTAATTCAATTATCAACTGCATATAATTGATCGGGTCTTTATTTAATATCAAGATATTCTTTTTCTCTTCTTGTTTTGTTTTTTCTTCCTCTTCATCAAATAAAAAGTTTTTTACTTCATTGTTTTTCTTTTTTTCAACTACTTTTTTCTCTTCTTCAATACACTCAGCTTCTTTATTTACTTTATCAAGATTTTTAGGAATTAATACTGTAATTGTAGTTCCAACGTCAATTTCACTTTCTATTTTTATATCACCATTAAACAGTTGAACCAAATCTTTACATATGGCAAGTCCTAGTCCTGTACCACCATATTTCCTTGTAGTACTTCCATCAACTTGTTTGAATCTATCAAAAATTGTGCCTAATTTTTCTTTTTCAATTCCAATTCCATCATCACTGACTGTTATTTTCATAAAATCAGATTCATCTTCTATTATAAGTTTAATTGTACCCTCATGAACAAATTTTAAAGAATTGCTTAGTAGATTTTTTACTATTTGTTTAATTCTTTGTTTATCACTATAAATAAATTCGATGTTATTATCAAAATTAAAAACAAACTCTAAATCTTTTTCTAAAACTTGAGGTTCAAACATATCTTTGATTTCATACATTAATCTTTTTGCATTTAGAGTTTCATAATAAAGTTCAAGTTTTCCTGCTTCTAGTTTTGAAATATCTAAAACATCATTGATTAAAAATAGTAAGTCGTTTCCACAATTATTAATTATTTCAAAGTTTTTAACATCTTTTTCATCAAACTTATTGTTTTTGTTTTTCATCATAATTGAACTGATAAGATTAATAGAATTTAGAGGTGTTTTTAATTCATGACTCATATTAGCCAAAAAATCATCTTTTGCTCTATTTGCATCTTCAAGTGCTTTTTTCTGCAAATTTTGTATCATTGTTAACTGTTTTAAGTTGATAATATCTTCACTGATTTTACCAGACATTTTATTAAAAGCATCTGCAAGAATTGTTAATTCTCTTAGGTTGTTTAATTGAAGTTTGATATGACTTTTCTCTTCATCATGTTCCTCAAACTCTCTAATCCCATCAATTAACTTTTTTAAAGGGATTGTTAAATATTTATTGGTGTAAAATACAATTAAAATCCAAAATAAAAAAGTAAATATTACAAAATAAGTACCAATTCTACTTAACTGAGTAATTACTCTATCTTGATGAATAGACTTTTCTATATAAAACTCAACATCTACAACAAAGTTTGTTTTGAAATAAGGACTGTCATAAATTCTAAATTTATAAGTTTGATATTTTTCTTGACTATAATCTCTTCTATCAACAGGAAAATATATTTTTTTATCTTTTGTTACAAGTAAGATACCACTAATAATCTCTTCTTTTGATATTATATTTAAAGTTTTATATATTTGTATCTCATCTTTTTGCATAACTGCACTTCTAATTTGATCTGAAAATAAAGTTTCTATAGATTTAAGACTTTTTTGAAGTATCTTATGAGATTCTTTGATTTCAACTGTCCCTTGATATACAGATATAATTATAACTATTGTTAAATAACCCAAAAATATTTTTTTGAAGACTAAATAACCTATGGTTTCATTAAAGTTATTAAATATGCTATTGAAGTTATTAAATAATTTTTTCATAACGAACCTCTAAAATATATTTGTATATTATAACTTTAAAATGTATTATAATAGTATTATTTCTAATTTATTTATAGTATTTTTTAGATATATTTTAGATCTTGAAATTTTCTAAATATGATGCTATTTTAGGTATACAGTCTTTCCTACAAACTAGTGTAGTTGGAATATCACTTAACTCTTTTATTTCAATTATTTTAACTCTATTTTTAAAACCAAGCTTCTCTATAACTGTCAGGGGTAATAAGGTTCTACCCATTCCGGCTTCTACACAACTTAGTATAGTTTCTAAACTTCCAAACTCAAAGTTTCTATGTGAACATATACCGTTTTTAGAATAGTGTTTATGAAGGTATTCATTATATGCACACCCTTTTTTAAAAGTTAATATTACATCAGGAACTTTTCCTGTTTTAGGTTCGAGTAATACAATCTTTTCTTTAAATATGTTTAATATATGAAGTTCACTATTTTTTGGAGTATCACTAATAAATGCAATATCTAATTCAAAATTTAACAATTTTTCGGTGATAGTATTTGTTGTACCAGTTATAAGCTCTAATTCCATATTTGGAAAGTCTTTATGGATTTTAACTAAAAAAGGGGAGATTCTTGTTGCTGCGTTTGATTCTGTTGAGCCAATTCTAAGTAGGGGTTGTTCGTCAAGAGATTTCATCTCTAAAATAGTATTTTCTATTTTTTTTATTATCTCTTTTGCATGGGGATAAAGTTTTTCACCTTCAACTGTTAGTTTTACACCTTTTGGGATTCTATGAAAAAGCATATGCCCAATATTTTTTTCCAGCTGTTTTATTCTAGAAGTTACATTAGATTGTGCAAAACCTAAATCTTGAGCTGCTAGGGAGATACTCTTTTTATCTGCAACTACAACAAATATTTTTAATAAATTAGAATCCATATCACTTTTCCTTATATCATATATCATGATTTTATATTTGACTTTCCATCATCTTAAGTGATATTATACACAAAAGTTAAAAAAAGGGAAAGAGATTATGAACTTGCTTGATAGAAATAGTAATAGTGCAATTATACTTGCAGGGATTATATCCATTATCGTTGGTATTGGTGTGGCAAGATTTGTATTTACTTCATTACTTCCACCTATGTTGGAAAATTATCTGACAATTACCTTTGCAGGAGTTTTAGCTTCAATAAACTATGTAGGTTATTTAAGTGGTTCGATTTTTGCTACTTTGATAAAAGACATTAATACAAAAGTAAAGTATTTTAGAATTGGTATGGTTTTATGTATTGTTTCAACTTTAGTATTAGGTATTAGTAATAATGATTTCATTTGGGCTATCTCAAGAGTAGTTGCAGGTTTTGGTTCAGCTATGGCTTTAGTAGTTGGTTCTGCAATTGTTATGACAAAACTAAAAATGGATAATAAAACAAAAGCAATGGGGATACATTTTAGTGGAATAGGTTTTTCTATTTTTGTTACGGATTTAATCACAAGGGCTTTTTTTAGTTTTCAAGATGATTGGAGAGGTGCTTGGGTTGTTTTATCAATTTTTGGTCTTTTTGCAGCTATATATTCTATATATATTTTATCTTTTGACAAAGAAGTAAAACAAAACGTTGTAAAACATAAATTTGATTTTTCACTGTTTTCACCTTTTGTTGTTCTTCTTATTATTGCATATTTTACAGAAGGGGTAGGGTTTGTAGTTCAGGCAACATTTTTACCTGATATTATTAACTCCTTAGAAGGCTTAGAAGGGTATGGAAGTTTTACTTGGACTTTAGTTGGGCTTGCTGGAATACCATCTTGTATAATCTGGATGACCTTAGCTCATAAATTTGGTAGTGTAAATATAATTATAATAGCAATGCTTGTACAAATAGTAGGTATTTTAATCTCTGCACTTACTACAAATGTTTATTTAAATCTATTTAGTGGAGTTTTATATGGGGGAACATTTGTAGGCTTAGTTGCTTTATTTATGAATTTAGGTGGAAAACTTGCAGGTAATAATCCTGTTATATTAATGGGAGCTTTAACTACAGCGTATGGAATAGGGCAAGTTGTTGCTCCTTTATATAGTGTAAAACTAGTAGAGATTTATAGTAGTTACAGCCAATCTTTATATGTAACTGCAACAATCGTATTTTTAGGAGTTATATTACTTTTTATAGCAAAAAATATAGCTACAGATAATCAAAAAACTATATAAGGAAGATAAAATGCCAATTATAAATGTAAAAATGACCCATGAAGATGGTGGAGCTACAAAAGAGCAAAAAGAGCTTTTAGCAAAAGAATTAACACAAGTTTTTGTAAAGATATTTAATAGGGGAGAAAAAACTTGTGTAGTTACTATAGATGAGGTATCAATGGATAATTATGCAATTGGTGGAAAAACAATTACTCAAATCAGAAATAAAGAATAAAGGTAATAAAATATATAGATTTGACACTTTTAACCCTCTTTTGGATGTTAAACTTCTTTTGAATTAAAAGGAGAAATTATGTTAGCAGAGATTAACGATTTTTTGAATAACCTTATTTGGGGTAATATTCTAATCTATTTATTGCCAGCTCTTGGTATATTTTTTACCATTAGTTCTAGGTTTGTACAATTTAGATATTTCTTTAAGATGTTTAATATTTTAAGAGATACTGTACATGATAAACAAGGGCACATTAGTTCTTTTCAAGCTTTAATGCTTAGTGTTGCAGGACGTGTTGGTGGTGGAAATATTGCAGGTGTAGCTGTTGCAATTACACTTGGTGGTCCTGGAGCAGTTTTCTGGATGTGGGTAATTGGACTTATTGGTATGAGTACAAGTTTCTTTGAGTGTTCATTGGCTCAACTGTATAAAGAAAAAGATGGTGAAGATTCTTGTGTATACAGAGGTGGACCAGCTTATTATGTTACAAAGGCTTTAGGCCAAAGATGGCTTGGAATTATCATCTCAGTTCTTCTAATGATCACATTTGGTTTTGCATTTAATGCAACTCAATCATTTATTATCACAACTTCATTTGAATCTTCATTTAATATTCCTACATGGATTACAGGTATTGCTTTAACATTATTATTTGCTTTCGCAGTATTTGGAGGAATTAAAAGAATCACTAAAATTTCTGAAGTTATTGTTCCTATTATGGCTGTTGGATATTTACTTATTGCTATAGTTGTTATTGCTTTAAATGTAGCAGAAATACCAGCTTTAATCTCTATGATTGTACAAGAAGCTTTTAATCCAAGCTCAGCAATTGGTGGTGGATTAGGTGCAGTTATTTTACAAGGTGCAAAAAGAGGAATGTTTTCAAATGAAGCTGGACTAGGTTCTGCTCCAAATGTTGCAGCAGTTGCTTATGTTGCTCATCCAGTTCAACAAGGTATTGTGCAATCTTTTTCAGTATTTATTGACACAATTATACTTTGTTCTTGTACGGCATTTATTATTCTTTTATCTGGTGTTTATACTCCTGGACAAAGTGGAGTAGATGGTGTTTTATTAACACAAAATGCATTGATTGAACATCTTGGACCTTTAGGTGGATATTTTGTAACAATTGCATTATTACTTTTTGGATTTTCATCTATTTTATACAACTACTATTTAGCAGAAAACAGTCTTAACTTTTTTAGTAAAGGAAATAAAATCTTATTTACTATATTTAGACTTTTTGTTGTAGGTTTAATTATTTGGGGGTCAATGCAAGATTTAGGTTCAATTTTCTCATTTGCTGATCTTTCTATGGGATTATTAGCAGTTATAAATATGATTGCAATTGCTCTTTTATATAAACCAGTATTAAGACTAATTAGAGGATATGATAGACAATTAAAAGAGGGTAAAAACCCAGTTCTTAGATATAACGATTATAATGAGTTTAAAATCGATAAAGATATTTGGAAAGAGATTGTTGATAATATTAATGATATTAGGTCAAATAAATAAAGTGTAAGTAAAAGCTTACACTTTTTATATATAAAAATTTGATATTATAAATAAAAAAAGGCTTAAAATGTTTAATAAAGAGGGAATTCCTTTTTTTGTTATTATGATACCTTTTTTAAGTATTATATTTATAGCCTTTTTTAGTATCTCTTTTTATATGAAAATAAGTGATGAACGCTTTGAAAAAGAGTTAAAAGAGTATAAGGTTTTATATTTAAAAAATAACTCTATTGAAGCTTTTCATATTGAAAAAAATAAAAAAATAAAAGAGTTTGAAGAAGAGAAAGAAAAGTTTATAGAGTTTGTTGAGGTCTTAACGGTAACAATACTTGTTTTTATGGCTTTATTTACACTTTTAATGAACTCGATTATTAATGAAACAATAAAAAAATATAAAAAACAAGTTGAAACAAAAGAGAAAAAACTACAAAATCTAAATAAAAATCTGGCTTTAAAAGTTAAACAAGGTATTGAAGAAGCAAAACAAAAAGATAAAGCTATATTGCAGCAATCAAAACTTGCTAGAATGGGTTCAATGATTAGTATGATTGCCCACCAATGGAGACAGCCTTTAACAGAGCTTTCAGGTATTTTAATGGAGTTAGAAACAGCAACTAGATTTAAAAAAGTAAATGAAGAACATATTTTAAACTCAATTGAAAGAAGTGATAATATGATTGAGTTTATGTCTAAAACAATTGATGATTTTAGAAATTTTTATAAACCAGATAAAAAGAAAGAGAACTTCTTTTTACTTGATTCTTGTAAAAGGGCAATAAATCTTATAGATGCAACCTTGGAAGAAAATGGTATAAAATACGAAATTGATGTAAAAGAGGATAGAGAGATTTTTGGATATCCAACAGAATTTTCTCAAGTTATATTAAATCTTTTAACAAATGCAAAAGATGTATTAATTGAAAAGCATGTAAAAAACCCAAAAATAAAGCTTTTGATTGATAAAAAAGGTCTTAATAGTATTATTGAAGTAAAAGATAATGCAGGTGGAATAAAAGAGGAAAATTTTGAAGAGATATTTGACCCATATTTTAGTACTAAATCCTCATCAAAAGGTACTGGCTTAGGACTTTATATCTCTAAGCTTATTATAGAAAAAAATATGGGTGGTGAACTTAGTGTTTATAACAATAATGATGGTGCAGTTTTTAGAATAGTATTAGTAGGGTAGGGAATGGAAAAAGAGTTATTAGAAGAATTAAAACAGTTATCAATTTTATGTGTTGAAGATGAAGAGGGGATTAGGAAAGTCATAGTTGAGACTTTAAAATATTACTTTGATGAGGTATATGAAGCAAAAGATGGCAATGAAGCCTATGAAATATACCAAGACTATAAACCAAAAATTATATTATCAGATATTCAAATGAAAAATTGTGATGGAGTTGAACTTGTAAAAAAGATAAGAGAAGATGATTTAAATACAATTATAATAATGCTTACAGCTTATTCAAATGAAGAGTATCTAATGGAGTTGATAAATTTAAATATAAGCCATTATATTTTAAAACCATTAAATGCAAAAAAATTAAATGATGCACTTATTAAACTTTTTAGTAAAAATAGCTTAATAAAACTATCTGAGCACTTAAGCTTAGATTTGAAAAAAAGAGAATTGATTTTTAAAGATAAAGAGATTATTACACTAAGAAAAAGAGAAAAAGAGTTTTTACATCTTTTATATGAAAAAAAAGGAGCTATCCTTTCTTATTATGAGATAGAAAGTGAGCTTTGGATTGATAAAGAGATGACAAGTCATGCTCTAAAATCTTTTATAAAAGAGTTAAGAGCAAAGTTGCCAGAAAATATCATAAAAAATGTACCCCAAGAGGGATACACTTTAGTTTAAACTAATTATCACTTTGAAAAAAGTCTTTAGTTTTTTCTAACATCTCTTTTGCTTTTTTCTCCCTTTTGTATTGTCCAAAAAAGTAGATTAAAGCTACCATACCTAAGGCATCAAAAAGAAATGCAAACCAAGCTTCTACAAGTAAAGCATAAGTTCCCCAAGATAGTGTAGAAGCTAAAAGTAACAGTTTCATTTTTAAAGAGTCTTTTGAGATTGTAGCTAGTGGGGTAGTAATTGATGCAATTACTAACAACAATCCTTCATACTCTTTTAGTCCTAGTAAAAGAAAAATAGAAAAAAATGGTATTGAATAAAGTATCGTTTTTTCTAATTTCTTATATTCTAATGCTCCAATATAATACATTATTGCAATAATAGCAGATTGGAAAACCCCATGCATTCCTCCACTACTATACAAATCAGGAATTAT is a window of Halarcobacter sp. DNA encoding:
- a CDS encoding sulfite exporter TauE/SafE family protein, whose amino-acid sequence is MTDEILLGLITFFTSTVAGVIGLGGGMILIAVLPSFLPLNALVPVHGLTQLSSNLSRAYFGYKDIKIEVIPKFLLGSLIGISIFATILYFISLEYVPLFIGLYILLSLWSNKFNEKIKKYESYVLIGFFQTGLSIVVGATGPMATALLIKDYNDKDTVVATAAALMSITHLLKVFAFMFFGFVFFDYLGILIAMIIGAISGSYMGTKIRDKIDGKKFLIFLKIFLSILAIKAILSVFI
- a CDS encoding MFS transporter, giving the protein MNKIFKSREALLYIMAIAMVFSFASWMSLLNNFVIEAASFDGSQIGILQSLREIPGFLAFTVVIAIMFIAQQRLAYLSMMLLGLGVLLTGFFPNALGLYITTVIMSVGFHYLETLNQSLSLQWLSKAKAPIILGKITAAKSFTSLIVFVLIYIMMKYYSVEYKYVYLFFGGITFIIGILIWIFFEHFEDDVVQEKKIVLKKEYWLFYVLTLLAGARRQIFIVFAAFLLVEKFGVDIHNMVALMFVNAILNMYFAPAIGRFISKFGERTTLNFEYLGLIIVFISYAFVNNEYIAFALYIIDHLLFSMAIALKTYFQKIADPKDIASASAVSFTINHIAAVFLPFALGLLWLYSNSLVFIIGAAIAVISFILSFLIPRDPKQGFETTLKN
- a CDS encoding YbfB/YjiJ family MFS transporter → MMNLLDRNSNSAIILAGIISIIVGIGVARFVFTSLLPPMLENYLTITFAGVLASINYVGYLSGSIFATLIKDINTKVKYFRIGMVLCIVSTLVLGISNNDFIWAISRVVAGFGSAMALVVGSAIVMTKLKMDNKTKAMGIHFSGIGFSIFVTDLITRAFFSFQDDWRGAWVVLSIFGLFAAIYSIYILSFDKEVKQNVVKHKFDFSLFSPFVVLLIIAYFTEGVGFVVQATFLPDIINSLEGLEGYGSFTWTLVGLAGIPSCIIWMTLAHKFGSVNIIIIAMLVQIVGILISALTTNVYLNLFSGVLYGGTFVGLVALFMNLGGKLAGNNPVILMGALTTAYGIGQVVAPLYSVKLVEIYSSYSQSLYVTATIVFLGVILLFIAKNIATDNQKTI
- a CDS encoding CBU_0592 family membrane protein, whose protein sequence is MDIFQLIGFIGMVFVVVAYFLLQTEKKKITSWTYQVLNLIGAILLLISLFVHFNLGSFVIEIFWIIITILGMYKNLKGDRK
- a CDS encoding LysR family transcriptional regulator, coding for MDSNLLKIFVVVADKKSISLAAQDLGFAQSNVTSRIKQLEKNIGHMLFHRIPKGVKLTVEGEKLYPHAKEIIKKIENTILEMKSLDEQPLLRIGSTESNAATRISPFLVKIHKDFPNMELELITGTTNTITEKLLNFELDIAFISDTPKNSELHILNIFKEKIVLLEPKTGKVPDVILTFKKGCAYNEYLHKHYSKNGICSHRNFEFGSLETILSCVEAGMGRTLLPLTVIEKLGFKNRVKIIEIKELSDIPTTLVCRKDCIPKIASYLENFKI
- a CDS encoding HAMP domain-containing sensor histidine kinase; its protein translation is MKKLFNNFNSIFNNFNETIGYLVFKKIFLGYLTIVIIISVYQGTVEIKESHKILQKSLKSIETLFSDQIRSAVMQKDEIQIYKTLNIISKEEIISGILLVTKDKKIYFPVDRRDYSQEKYQTYKFRIYDSPYFKTNFVVDVEFYIEKSIHQDRVITQLSRIGTYFVIFTFLFWILIVFYTNKYLTIPLKKLIDGIREFEEHDEEKSHIKLQLNNLRELTILADAFNKMSGKISEDIINLKQLTMIQNLQKKALEDANRAKDDFLANMSHELKTPLNSINLISSIMMKNKNNKFDEKDVKNFEIINNCGNDLLFLINDVLDISKLEAGKLELYYETLNAKRLMYEIKDMFEPQVLEKDLEFVFNFDNNIEFIYSDKQRIKQIVKNLLSNSLKFVHEGTIKLIIEDESDFMKITVSDDGIGIEKEKLGTIFDRFKQVDGSTTRKYGGTGLGLAICKDLVQLFNGDIKIESEIDVGTTITVLIPKNLDKVNKEAECIEEEKKVVEKKKNNEVKNFLFDEEEEKTKQEEKKNILILNKDPINYMQLIIELNKKYKVKQDSNIKDFISKVDKELCDLLIIDMDCLTKEQLNSYILPKEKKLILVSNDEMEGFETIKKPFDKTQMVSLVEKNIS
- a CDS encoding FIST N-terminal domain-containing protein, which encodes MQTQSYFYEENNWNKPFDESLDSENTLIICFGSTQFEHVKDGFEKLISTFKKSQIIGCSTAGEIYDDLVYESSLSVVVMKFEKSFIKISSVKCDKAENSFEVGEKICNNLFDKNLKSIFVLSDGLNINGSQLTKGFNKISKDLIITGGLAGDGADFKETWILVDNKPVSNYITAVGLYGENIHTAYASGGGWKKFGIDRMVTEAKNNILYKLDHEPALEVYKKYLGDKSEELPASGLLYPLMIKEEGYKESKVRTILGINKKEQSITFAGDIPNGSEVMFMKATFDELVQGAKDAGEKLHKFDYKSENAACIAVSCIGRKLIMGQKIEEELEVIKDILDDKVTLIGYYSYGEISPLNDGTCDLHNQTMTLTLFWES
- a CDS encoding exodeoxyribonuclease III, producing the protein MTKYKFVSWNVNGIRAVDKKEALKWVDEANIDLLGVQETKSTKEQIPNSIFEKNYDTVFASQSAIKGRSGTAVFTDINPSFQSTCPSVDILDEGRINELHFTLGDKEIAFFNVYFPNGQSKEERLVYKMEFYDRFLEHCENLKKEGKSIIVCGDVNTAHAEIDLARPKANENTSGFLPMERDWITKFLSHGYIDTFRHINGDLTDSYSWWSYRANARANNVGWRIDYFYVSEDLKNNISNAYIMSEIMGSDHCPIALEIEF